A segment of the Nasonia vitripennis strain AsymCx chromosome 2, Nvit_psr_1.1, whole genome shotgun sequence genome:
GCACTTCTCGTACGGCAACGTGACGTGAGTTGGTTGCGCTCGCACACGCTGCTGCTTCGCCGCGGACGAGTCTGTGCCCACCTCGACTATATCGTGTGCTATACCTCCAACTGGTCcgttatctctctcgcactcgcgagtaagagagagataggAGGGAAATGGTTGGCAGGCCTGCCAATGGCGCCGAGACCTCGTGCGGTCACGCGAGTTATTTTGGATTCTGGAATTCTGCTCGGcataggcgagtgtttatagGAGAGGAGTGATCGATCGCGCGTGGAGGAGTATACCCGAGTGTTTTGTTATCGTGTGAGGTAGTTGAAATTGAGAGGCCGTTCGGCAAGTTGGCGAGGTGCGGGATGGCGTGAAGCGCTGCGGGGACGAGACTGATGATtcgcgcgggaaatttgaattcgtattttttttctcaatacCCGATTGTGATTGTTCTCTATCGACCTAGGAGTGCGATAGTTTTAGAATTGTTGATTTGCCTTTGCCCACGTGAatttcaaagaaaataaaaatttttaatccaGCAGTCATTGGAAAATTCGAGATCAGCATGAAAATAGGAGTAGTATACAGAAATGCCGAATCTCGTTGGACGACTTGTAGTCTAAAAATGCGCGGACGCGATAAAAGAATAAAACGTGATTCGCTCGCGTAAACGTGCGGAAAGCCACAGCCAGCGCCGATTATAATCTATTCATATAGTCTGCATCGATCGTAAAAATCAAGTCCGTCTCAGAAGAGGCGAATAACCGTCCATCAAAGTGTCGGAATAAAACGTAATCTTTATTTCATTAAAGAGAAAGTCACAGCGAATGATAGCGCGCGACGTAACGAGTAAATTGGCATCGATGGTAATTAAGTGCCTTGAGTAACAGAGCCGCGGCGTTGCGACTTTTTCACGATGTAGACGGTACAAGTAGATACTGCCGATCGACCGTTATCTCGTCCATACCGCACTCTAGTAGGATCTCACAGCCGGCGGGACGTGCTGAGCTTCCGAGTCGTCGAGGGTTGCGTCGATTACCGGCCGGTATGATATGCAAATCTGTCGACGAGAGGAAAAAgtgtttattatttctttgGAATAGCGCGGATTTTCCGTGCATACTTACCGAGCCGTCGTCCTGAGCCCAGGCCAGCGTGTGTTTGCGCCAGTGTTGGTCAAGTGCTTTCTTAACTTGACCCTCGATCGGTCTCGAGTAGTCGTACTCGTCTATTCTCTCCTGCGTACACGGGTTTGCGTGTGATGtgtgatatatatatttaaggTTAACGGAAAGGCGAAGCAAAGCATACCTTGAAATCGTCCCTCGCGTGAGCGCCTCGCGACTCCTTGCGATTCTCCGCTCCGTAAACTATGTGCATACTGCAGAGCATGAGATTCTGCAACTCGAGAGCCTCGAGCAATTCGCTGTTCCAAATGAGCGATTGATCTTGAACCTGTACGGTGTGGTTCGACATAAATGTTAGCTGCAATAGTCGGGCTAAAAATGGGGAGGAGTCTTTGAAATCGAGGTGGATTACGCATATGTCGGGCAGCTCGCAGGTGTAGAGCCTCGTGATCTCTCGACAGGCCCGCTGGAGGATGTCGCAGGTGCGGAAGACCGAGCAGTGCTTGTGCATGGTCCGCTGCATCTTGTCGCGCAGCCTGGCCACCGGGACGCATCCCTGGGAGTAGCGCGTCGCGTCGAATCGGCAGATGGCTTCCTCGCCGATGTCCTGTACGTTCGCCCGGAAAGTGTCATCGATACGATTCGTATATAGAAGCAGCGTAAGCGAAGCCGACGCCTCTTACCGGGGGGAGATCCTCGTGTGGTTCACCGGGCCGAGTGATGCAGCCGATGTTGTCGGCGACGGCTTTGCCGAAGACGAGGATCTCCAAGAGACTGTTGGCGCCCAACCGGTTGGCCCCGTGGACCGACGCGCAGGCAGTTTCTCCGGCGGACCAGAGCCCCTCGATCGGCTGATCCTCCTCGTCCTCCCGCGTCAGTACCTGCGATAATCATTAATCGTCGCTTAAGCACCGCAGTAGTTAGCCAACTCGGAGTTTTTCCGCAATTTAACCGTTTAACCTGAGCTCTGTAGTTGGTCGGTATGCCGCCCATGTTGTAGTGCACGGTGGGTATGACGGGGATCGGCTCCTTCTCGACGTCGACGCCGGCGAAGACCCAGGCCAAGTGCGAGATGCCGGGCAGCTTCGCGCGGATCGTTTCCTTCGGCAGGTGGTGCAGCTGCAGGTGCACGTGGTCCTTCTCCGGGCCGACTCCccttttttatttcctttcgTTATTCTCGAAATAACGAAAGTCGCCTGGTCGTGGAAAAGTACGATAGCGATACCTTCCCTCGTGGATCTCCATCGTGATGGAGCGCGAGACGACGTCGCGAGAGGCGAGATCCTTGGCGTTGGCCGCGTACTTATCCATGAAGAACGCGCCCTCCGAGTTGACGAGTCTGCCGCCCTCGCCCCGGCTTCCTTCCGTCACGAGAACTCCGCTGCCGTAGATGCCTGCCGCGGAAGAGATGTACACCATCACGGCTCATTATCGTTATAGCTTTCCCTCTCGTTGTCGCCTCACAATAGCGGCCAACCTGTGGGATGGAACTGAACAAACTCCATGTCCTGGAGAGGCAGACCCGCTCGGCTGGCCATGGCCATGCCGTCGCCGGTGCAGGAGTGGGCTCCGGTGCAGGACTGGTAGCAGCGGCCGACGCCACCGGTCGCCAGCACGGTGTGCTGCCCGCGGAACCGGTGCAGCAGCCCGGTCTCCATCTCCCAGGCCAGGACGCCCCGACAGCAGCTGCCGTGGAAGAGCAGGTCGAGGGCAAAGTACTCGACGAAGTAGTGCACGTCGTAGCGCAAGCTCTGCCCGTAGAGCGTGTGCAGGACCGAGTGGCCCGTCCGGTCCGAGACGGCGCAGGTCCTGTGGGCCTGGCCGCCTTTGCCGAAGCGCAACGACTGACCGCCGAAGGCTCGCTGGTAGATCTTCCCCTCGCTCGTCCGGCTGAAGGGACAGCCTGAAAAAGAGCGGACGAAAGCGATTGCGAAAGAGCAAACGGAATCGACGTTCCTCACCGAAATTCTCGAGCTCGTAGACGGCCTTAGGCGCCTCCCTGGTGAGGAAGTGGATGGCGTCCTGGTCCCCGAGCCAGTCCGAGCCCTTGACCGTGTCGTACATGTGGTAGAGCCAGTTGTCCTCGTTATCGTCGTGGTTGCTTATCGCGGCGTTGATGCCGCCCTGGGCCGCGACCGTGTGGGACCTCGTGGGGAAGAGCTTCGTGACGACCGCCACGCGGTAGCCCTTGCTCCCGAGGCCGAAGGCAGCTCGGAGCCCGGCACCGCCCGCGCCGACCACCACCACGTCGTAGCAGTGCTCGACCACCGGGTATTTCTATGTAGTGTTCACGTGTTGGCggttactttttttttacacctATTTCGAGGAGATGGGAGGTATGGGATGTGCGCTCACGCCTTCGCCGGTTTTGCATCTCCTTCTCTCCGCCGAGCCGAC
Coding sequences within it:
- the LOC100119112 gene encoding succinate dehydrogenase [ubiquinone] flavoprotein subunit, mitochondrial-like; amino-acid sequence: MLGLRKLANGFLCTLLEQAVSKVKRPLHVNVGSAERRRCKTGEGKYPVVEHCYDVVVVGAGGAGLRAAFGLGSKGYRVAVVTKLFPTRSHTVAAQGGINAAISNHDDNEDNWLYHMYDTVKGSDWLGDQDAIHFLTREAPKAVYELENFGCPFSRTSEGKIYQRAFGGQSLRFGKGGQAHRTCAVSDRTGHSVLHTLYGQSLRYDVHYFVEYFALDLLFHGSCCRGVLAWEMETGLLHRFRGQHTVLATGGVGRCYQSCTGAHSCTGDGMAMASRAGLPLQDMEFVQFHPTGIYGSGVLVTEGSRGEGGRLVNSEGAFFMDKYAANAKDLASRDVVSRSITMEIHEGRGVGPEKDHVHLQLHHLPKETIRAKLPGISHLAWVFAGVDVEKEPIPVIPTVHYNMGGIPTNYRAQVLTREDEEDQPIEGLWSAGETACASVHGANRLGANSLLEILVFGKAVADNIGCITRPGEPHEDLPPDIGEEAICRFDATRYSQGCVPVARLRDKMQRTMHKHCSVFRTCDILQRACREITRLYTCELPDICVQDQSLIWNSELLEALELQNLMLCSMHIVYGAENRKESRGAHARDDFKERIDEYDYSRPIEGQVKKALDQHWRKHTLAWAQDDGSICISYRPVIDATLDDSEAQHVPPAVRSY